From a single Gemmatimonadota bacterium genomic region:
- a CDS encoding SusC/RagA family TonB-linked outer membrane protein: MKTTGVRTLLGLLALATSASLTQADTAAAQQATGNIRGQVTDAVTLRPLPGAQVLVVGTGRGGLANSSGQYLVLNVPTGPQVVRVEILGYGTVEQQVTVAAGQTAALDFAMSQQALELDEIVVTGTAGQTQRRAIGNSVQKFDAGEVTEAVPVTSVQELLQARTPGLTLVSNGGGAGDGSQIRLRGSGSLSGRFEPVVFVDGVRIESGNQSGQCNNVVHCTNALDFLNPNDIESIEVIKGPAAATLYGAEAASGVIQIITKKGRPGTGMQWTASMDVGTSDWVLDRPITYWQCTASQVTNAAIYPGCQGLAAGTVLMDDPMTRHPNAVRGNEGSSDSNGPGQYAFNVSARGGGELFNYFISAEKGDEQGIFLNNFAKRQGGRANFGFTPSEQLNFNVNVGYVRQHIRQPLSNNSSNSVLRNAYRGRARATNDPWEEGFRGFGPDLANQYDLQTRGERFTLGATVNYEPFSWLSNRLVLGLDNNDRNVTEFYPIDQTGQAPWGATNATGVVDIFLPDVHTWTVDYSGTVATDLSENYSSAFSAGMQLNARKFESFTTVGEGLVASQINLVGTAANTRASQGLNEQTSLGFYFQEQVGWKNRLFATAAVRIDDNSAFGQDFSLVVYPKAQLSYVISDEDFFDVGWIDQLKLRGAWGQAGSPPDPFTADRTFDAGVTTLGDQVVNLLRPSSYGNPDLKAETGSELELGFEASFLDGRMGLDFTYYNQKTRDALIQVPDPPSSGFSGVHYANVGEIANSGIEVLLTATPVYTRNLQWDATVALSTNSNELVTFGDAPIEQIEFGQFATVQRHIPRYPMGGFWSTDVVRDASGAPVLTGSGGVTVASDKEYVGPSLPTREIGFTNTVTLFDNIRLFANLDYKGGHYQWCAICSVRSRIDQNTWLINNPDSDPVDVAVAKSLQTKTWIQQADFIKLREISATYDLPSSLIEKTGVDNAALTLSARNLWMWTKYKFDQEGLGSPDPEVNFDSLSGFNRTDYASIPMLRSFALSLRFAF; this comes from the coding sequence ATGAAAACCACCGGCGTCCGAACGTTGCTGGGGCTACTTGCCCTGGCGACCAGCGCCAGCCTGACCCAAGCGGACACCGCGGCGGCACAGCAGGCGACAGGTAACATCCGGGGGCAGGTCACCGACGCGGTGACGCTGCGGCCACTCCCCGGCGCGCAGGTCCTCGTGGTGGGTACGGGCCGTGGAGGCCTGGCCAACTCGAGCGGGCAATACCTCGTCCTGAACGTCCCCACGGGCCCGCAGGTGGTGCGGGTCGAGATCCTCGGGTACGGCACGGTCGAGCAGCAGGTGACGGTGGCCGCGGGCCAGACGGCCGCGCTCGATTTCGCGATGAGCCAGCAGGCGCTGGAGCTGGACGAGATCGTGGTCACCGGCACGGCGGGCCAGACGCAGCGGCGCGCCATCGGCAACTCGGTCCAGAAGTTCGATGCAGGCGAGGTCACCGAAGCAGTGCCCGTGACGAGCGTGCAGGAGCTCCTGCAGGCACGCACTCCCGGCTTGACGCTCGTGTCGAACGGCGGTGGCGCGGGTGACGGCTCTCAGATCCGCCTGCGCGGGTCGGGCTCGTTGTCGGGCCGCTTCGAGCCGGTCGTCTTCGTCGACGGCGTGCGCATCGAGAGCGGCAACCAGAGTGGGCAGTGCAACAATGTGGTGCACTGCACCAACGCGCTGGACTTCCTGAACCCGAACGACATCGAGTCGATCGAGGTGATCAAGGGCCCGGCCGCGGCGACGCTGTACGGCGCCGAAGCCGCGTCCGGCGTGATCCAGATCATCACCAAGAAGGGCCGCCCCGGCACCGGCATGCAGTGGACGGCCAGCATGGACGTCGGCACCTCCGACTGGGTGCTCGACCGGCCCATCACCTACTGGCAGTGCACGGCCTCCCAGGTCACCAATGCTGCCATCTATCCGGGGTGTCAGGGCCTGGCCGCCGGTACGGTGTTGATGGACGATCCCATGACGCGCCACCCCAACGCGGTGCGCGGCAACGAAGGTTCGAGTGACTCCAATGGCCCCGGCCAATACGCCTTCAATGTTTCGGCGCGGGGCGGTGGTGAGTTGTTCAACTACTTCATCTCCGCCGAGAAGGGCGACGAACAGGGCATCTTCCTGAACAACTTCGCCAAGCGGCAGGGCGGGCGTGCCAACTTCGGCTTCACGCCGTCCGAGCAACTCAACTTCAACGTGAACGTGGGCTACGTGCGGCAGCACATCCGCCAGCCCCTGTCCAACAACTCGTCCAACTCGGTGCTGCGCAACGCCTATCGTGGGCGCGCCCGCGCGACCAACGATCCGTGGGAGGAAGGATTCCGCGGCTTCGGCCCCGATCTGGCCAACCAGTACGATCTACAGACCCGGGGCGAGCGTTTCACCTTGGGTGCGACGGTCAACTATGAGCCGTTCTCCTGGCTCTCCAACCGTCTCGTCCTCGGCCTGGACAACAACGATCGCAACGTCACCGAGTTCTACCCCATCGACCAGACGGGCCAGGCGCCCTGGGGTGCCACCAACGCCACCGGCGTGGTGGACATCTTCCTGCCGGATGTGCACACCTGGACGGTGGACTACTCGGGGACCGTCGCGACGGATCTGAGTGAGAACTACTCGAGCGCCTTCAGCGCGGGCATGCAGCTGAACGCCCGCAAGTTCGAGTCGTTCACCACGGTGGGTGAGGGCCTGGTGGCCAGTCAGATCAACCTGGTGGGTACGGCCGCCAACACGCGGGCCAGCCAGGGCCTGAACGAGCAGACCTCGTTGGGCTTCTACTTCCAGGAGCAGGTGGGGTGGAAGAACCGCTTGTTCGCCACCGCGGCCGTGCGCATCGACGACAACTCTGCGTTCGGACAGGACTTCTCGCTGGTGGTGTACCCGAAGGCGCAGCTCAGCTACGTCATCTCGGACGAGGACTTCTTCGACGTGGGCTGGATCGATCAGCTCAAGCTGCGCGGCGCCTGGGGTCAGGCCGGCAGCCCGCCCGATCCGTTCACGGCCGATCGGACCTTCGACGCGGGCGTGACCACCCTGGGTGACCAGGTGGTGAACCTGCTCCGACCCTCGTCCTATGGGAATCCGGATTTGAAGGCCGAAACCGGCTCCGAGTTGGAGCTGGGCTTCGAGGCCTCGTTCCTGGACGGCCGGATGGGGCTCGACTTCACCTACTACAACCAGAAGACGCGGGACGCGCTGATCCAGGTGCCGGATCCGCCGTCGTCGGGCTTCAGCGGTGTGCACTACGCCAATGTGGGTGAGATCGCCAACAGCGGCATCGAGGTGCTGCTGACCGCTACGCCTGTCTACACGCGCAACCTGCAGTGGGACGCGACCGTGGCCTTGTCGACCAACTCCAACGAGCTGGTCACCTTCGGTGACGCGCCCATCGAACAGATCGAGTTCGGGCAGTTCGCCACCGTGCAGCGTCACATCCCGCGCTATCCCATGGGTGGCTTCTGGAGCACGGACGTGGTGCGGGACGCCAGCGGCGCGCCGGTACTGACGGGAAGCGGCGGAGTGACGGTAGCGAGCGACAAGGAGTACGTGGGCCCGTCGCTGCCGACCCGTGAGATCGGGTTCACCAACACGGTGACGCTGTTCGACAACATCCGGCTGTTCGCCAACCTGGACTACAAGGGTGGCCACTACCAGTGGTGCGCCATCTGCTCAGTCCGCAGCCGCATCGATCAGAACACGTGGTTGATCAACAACCCGGACTCGGACCCGGTGGATGTCGCAGTGGCCAAGAGCCTTCAGACCAAGACGTGGATCCAGCAGGCAGACTTCATCAAGCTGCGCGAGATCTCGGCTACCTACGATCTGCCTTCGAGCTTGATCGAGAAGACCGGCGTCGACAACGCGGCACTGACCCTGTCTGCGCGGAATCTGTGGATGTGGACGAAGTACAAGTTCGACCAGGAGGGTCTGGGCTCACCCGACCCCGAAGTCAACTTCGACTCGCTCTCCGGATTCAATCGTACGGATTACGCCTCGATCCCGATGCTGAGGAGCTTCGCGCTCAGCCTCCGGTTCGCGTTCTAG
- a CDS encoding amidase, translated as MSSPLDRDLAVLHGMLERGETSAVHLIEEAVERHASLGRELRAYKCFDSDGARARSAALESDTAGPATSPFFGLPISVKDLYGVEGLPTFAGTARRLPSRWEREGFLVRACRSAGGVLVGKTHTVELAFGGVGTNPHWGSPVNPWDRAQERIAGGSSCGAGVSLAEGSAVIALGTDTGGSIRIPAALTGVVGHKLTRGRWSTDGVFPLSGTLDTVGALTRSVRDQIYFFATVDPYCGGPAEAERDLARSEGVRGLRIGVPASALWSEAEPGVAQGVRSALAELERAGARLVELDGRPFDEASSAYLESGLVAVECAAGIDDHIPEWWPLLHESVGTRISPGRSVLATHYVSESNRRLRHAEAAQAWLADVDVAAVPTVPIAPPPQGEVADLDRYVVVNRACLRATTPISYLDLCALSLPAGLDATGLPVGLQLFARGGADLELLAAAWAVERVLGTPAQRLGRPARLS; from the coding sequence GTGAGCTCTCCGCTGGATCGGGACCTCGCTGTGCTGCACGGCATGCTCGAGCGCGGCGAGACCAGCGCTGTGCATCTCATCGAGGAGGCTGTCGAGCGCCACGCATCCCTGGGTCGGGAGCTGCGGGCCTACAAATGCTTCGACAGCGACGGTGCCCGAGCCCGCAGCGCGGCGCTGGAATCGGACACGGCGGGCCCCGCGACGTCCCCCTTTTTCGGCCTCCCCATCTCGGTGAAGGACCTGTATGGGGTGGAGGGTCTGCCCACATTCGCGGGGACAGCACGACGCCTGCCCAGCCGCTGGGAGCGAGAGGGGTTCCTGGTACGTGCTTGCCGATCGGCAGGAGGCGTCCTGGTGGGCAAGACCCACACGGTCGAGTTGGCCTTCGGCGGGGTGGGCACGAATCCGCATTGGGGCAGCCCGGTGAACCCCTGGGACCGGGCTCAGGAGAGGATCGCCGGTGGTTCTTCGTGTGGCGCGGGGGTCTCCCTTGCGGAGGGATCGGCCGTGATCGCGCTGGGCACCGACACCGGCGGATCCATTCGCATCCCCGCAGCGCTGACCGGTGTGGTCGGGCACAAGCTCACTCGAGGCCGCTGGTCCACCGACGGCGTTTTTCCACTCAGCGGGACTCTCGATACGGTCGGCGCTCTGACCCGCTCGGTCCGTGATCAGATCTATTTCTTCGCCACGGTCGATCCCTACTGTGGCGGACCCGCCGAGGCGGAACGCGACCTGGCGCGGTCGGAAGGGGTGCGGGGTCTGAGAATCGGCGTCCCTGCTTCTGCGCTCTGGAGCGAGGCCGAACCCGGCGTGGCGCAGGGGGTGCGCTCGGCGCTCGCCGAGTTGGAGCGAGCCGGTGCCCGGCTGGTGGAGTTGGACGGCCGCCCCTTCGACGAAGCCTCCAGCGCCTATCTCGAGTCAGGCCTGGTCGCGGTAGAGTGCGCAGCTGGCATCGACGACCACATCCCGGAGTGGTGGCCGCTCCTGCACGAGTCCGTGGGGACCCGCATCTCCCCGGGCCGCTCCGTACTCGCCACGCACTATGTGTCGGAGTCGAACCGACGGCTGCGCCACGCGGAAGCGGCTCAGGCCTGGCTGGCCGATGTCGATGTCGCCGCAGTACCCACGGTGCCCATCGCTCCCCCTCCCCAGGGGGAAGTGGCGGATCTGGACCGCTATGTGGTGGTGAACCGGGCCTGCCTGCGAGCCACCACCCCGATCAGCTACCTCGACCTCTGCGCGCTGTCGTTGCCCGCCGGACTGGACGCAACCGGGCTGCCCGTAGGCCTTCAGCTGTTCGCCCGCGGGGGCGCCGACCTGGAGCTGCTGGCCGCCGCCTGGGCGGTCGAGCGGGTGCTCGGCACCCCGGCTCAGCGGTTGGGCCGGCCGGCCCGTCTGAGCTAA
- the arsN2 gene encoding arsenic resistance N-acetyltransferase ArsN2, whose protein sequence is MSLAHSVLAVDPMVFPVRDVGRATTFLQRLLGGALEARPTGGVALSWEAAEVHCEPTLGGASAGDPSAGLSVRWSGPLGPLLRNVKRASATWSGPSERSSRGTSLLSVSIAGPDGLGVDVTTPFYDLALGGPSLRVAEGDQHDRAAVEGLLTGASLPLSGLDTAWRNALVAHSDADGPIACAAVERHGTAALLRSVVTAPSWRGVGLGEELCWRVIARAFGSGATSVHLLTTTAERFFARMGFHTVDRATLPAALGASEELRGACPASAIAMTFRDEGAA, encoded by the coding sequence ATGTCCCTAGCCCATTCCGTGCTCGCAGTCGATCCCATGGTCTTTCCGGTCAGGGACGTGGGCCGTGCAACCACGTTCCTGCAGCGGCTCCTGGGCGGAGCGCTCGAAGCGCGTCCAACCGGCGGCGTCGCCCTGAGTTGGGAGGCCGCCGAGGTCCACTGCGAGCCCACCCTCGGAGGCGCCTCCGCCGGAGACCCGTCCGCTGGGCTGAGCGTCCGCTGGAGCGGACCCTTGGGCCCGCTTCTGCGCAACGTGAAGCGCGCCAGTGCGACCTGGAGTGGACCGTCCGAGCGGAGCTCGCGGGGAACGTCCCTGCTTTCTGTCTCGATCGCCGGCCCGGACGGGCTGGGCGTCGATGTAACCACGCCGTTCTACGACCTCGCGCTCGGAGGCCCATCTCTACGGGTGGCGGAGGGGGATCAACATGATCGAGCGGCCGTCGAGGGTTTGCTCACGGGCGCGTCGCTTCCCCTGTCGGGCCTGGACACCGCCTGGCGGAATGCCTTGGTCGCGCATTCCGATGCGGATGGCCCCATTGCCTGCGCCGCGGTCGAGCGACACGGCACTGCGGCCCTCCTGCGCTCCGTCGTCACGGCACCGTCGTGGAGAGGTGTGGGCCTGGGCGAGGAGCTGTGCTGGCGCGTGATCGCACGCGCCTTCGGTTCCGGGGCGACCAGCGTGCACCTGCTCACCACCACGGCGGAGCGGTTCTTCGCGCGCATGGGGTTTCACACGGTCGATCGCGCTACACTGCCCGCCGCGCTGGGGGCCTCGGAGGAGCTGAGGGGCGCGTGTCCGGCGAGCGCGATCGCCATGACGTTCCGCGACGAAGGGGCAGCGTGA
- a CDS encoding class II fructose-bisphosphate aldolase codes for MKTYFDSAVSVQDSSVTVNDPAVLATPAMDTLVRDAVFGTEAEREDARWLIWELAQAVGVRTSSIHDLYMARGRGELEGFTVPAINVRGASYDTARSIFRTAKKMDAGAFLLEIARSEIAYTAQRPAEYVAVMLAAALREGFRGPVFVQGDHFQVNAKKYVQDPTSEVDAVKQLIHEAIDAGFYNIDVDTSTLVDIEKPTLDEQQLLNYQICAELTRTIRELEPDGVTVSVGGEIGEVGTQNSTVPELRAFMDGYNRALEESLPGGVGLSKISVQSGTTHGGVVLADGSIADVKIDLNTLEELSRVARDEYGMSGAVQHGASTLPDDAFHNFPRTETAEIHLATNFQNMLYDHLPQSLRDEIYGWLDENTASERKASDSDEQFYYKTRKKALGPFKRQLWDLSADVKASLAAAYDEKFAFLFTQLAIGGTRAAVKKTVKPLQIHRPRPGTPGHVTVSAAPDDADLSD; via the coding sequence ATGAAGACCTATTTCGATTCCGCCGTGTCCGTGCAGGACAGCTCGGTGACCGTCAACGACCCGGCCGTGCTGGCCACCCCTGCCATGGACACCCTCGTGCGCGATGCCGTGTTCGGCACGGAAGCCGAACGGGAGGATGCGCGCTGGCTGATCTGGGAGCTGGCGCAGGCCGTGGGCGTGCGGACCTCGTCCATTCACGATCTCTACATGGCCCGGGGTCGCGGAGAACTGGAGGGCTTTACCGTTCCAGCCATCAACGTGCGGGGCGCCTCCTACGACACGGCCCGCTCCATCTTCCGCACGGCCAAGAAGATGGATGCCGGAGCCTTCCTTCTGGAGATCGCCCGTTCGGAGATCGCCTACACCGCCCAACGGCCCGCGGAGTATGTCGCCGTGATGCTGGCGGCGGCGCTGCGGGAGGGGTTCAGGGGGCCTGTGTTCGTCCAGGGAGACCATTTCCAGGTCAACGCCAAGAAGTACGTCCAGGATCCCACCTCGGAGGTCGATGCCGTCAAGCAGCTCATTCACGAGGCCATCGATGCCGGCTTCTACAACATCGACGTCGACACCTCGACGCTGGTGGACATCGAGAAACCCACGTTGGACGAGCAGCAGCTCCTCAACTACCAGATCTGCGCCGAGCTGACGCGCACCATCCGCGAGCTGGAGCCCGATGGAGTGACGGTTTCGGTAGGTGGGGAGATCGGTGAAGTCGGTACTCAGAACAGCACGGTGCCCGAGTTGAGAGCGTTCATGGACGGCTACAATCGTGCGCTCGAGGAATCGCTGCCGGGAGGCGTCGGTCTCTCCAAGATCTCCGTGCAATCCGGGACCACGCATGGTGGCGTGGTGCTCGCGGATGGTTCGATCGCGGATGTGAAGATCGACCTCAACACGCTGGAGGAACTCTCGCGCGTGGCCCGGGACGAGTACGGCATGTCCGGCGCCGTTCAGCACGGCGCCTCCACCCTGCCGGACGACGCCTTCCACAACTTCCCCCGGACCGAAACGGCCGAGATCCACCTGGCGACCAACTTCCAGAACATGCTGTACGATCACCTTCCCCAGAGTCTCCGCGACGAGATCTACGGATGGCTGGATGAGAACACCGCGTCGGAACGCAAAGCCTCGGATTCCGATGAGCAGTTCTACTACAAGACTCGCAAGAAGGCTCTGGGCCCGTTCAAGCGACAGCTCTGGGATCTCTCGGCGGACGTGAAGGCGTCCCTCGCGGCTGCCTACGACGAGAAGTTCGCCTTCCTCTTCACGCAGCTGGCGATCGGCGGCACACGCGCCGCCGTGAAGAAGACGGTCAAACCCCTGCAGATCCACCGGCCGCGGCCGGGAACGCCAGGTCACGTTACCGTGAGTGCAGCTCCGGACGACGCCGACCTGAGCGATTGA
- a CDS encoding mechanosensitive ion channel, producing MDWLQGNSAEILRAMTVLAATQAVNVVGAIVVLIVGRLAAGWIRRLVAGGLRRAALDETLVPFLSGMTYFAVLAFTVVAVLGIFGVPTASFVAVLGAAGLAVGLALQGSLSNFAAGVMLLVFRPFRVGDVIEAAGTLGTVRQIGVFSTEVDTLNNIRVILPNSTIYGDKIANLSANELRRVDMLFGVSYQDDLGVARETIERIVRAHPRVLESPAPTVEVSALAESSVNFVVRPWCRTEDYWTVHFELHRHLKEGLESAGCSIPFPQRDVHLHQVA from the coding sequence ATGGATTGGCTGCAGGGGAATTCCGCTGAGATACTGAGGGCCATGACCGTGCTTGCGGCTACGCAGGCCGTCAATGTGGTCGGCGCCATCGTGGTCCTGATCGTGGGGCGCTTGGCTGCGGGGTGGATTCGTCGCCTCGTCGCGGGTGGCCTCCGCCGGGCTGCGCTCGACGAAACCCTGGTCCCGTTCCTTTCCGGGATGACCTATTTCGCCGTGCTGGCCTTCACGGTGGTGGCGGTGCTGGGGATCTTCGGCGTGCCGACGGCGTCCTTCGTTGCCGTGTTGGGAGCTGCGGGCCTGGCCGTGGGTCTGGCCCTGCAAGGCTCTCTCTCCAACTTCGCCGCCGGCGTGATGCTGTTGGTCTTCCGGCCCTTCCGGGTCGGCGACGTGATCGAGGCGGCGGGGACCTTGGGTACGGTACGCCAGATCGGTGTATTCTCCACCGAGGTGGACACGCTGAACAATATCAGGGTGATCCTTCCCAATTCGACGATCTACGGCGATAAGATCGCCAACCTCTCCGCGAACGAGCTGAGGCGGGTCGACATGCTCTTCGGCGTGTCGTACCAGGACGACCTGGGAGTCGCGAGGGAGACCATCGAGCGGATCGTGCGCGCCCACCCGCGGGTGCTCGAGTCGCCCGCTCCGACGGTCGAGGTGAGTGCCCTCGCCGAATCGTCTGTGAACTTCGTGGTGCGTCCCTGGTGTCGCACCGAGGACTACTGGACCGTCCACTTCGAGCTGCACCGCCACCTGAAGGAGGGCTTGGAGAGCGCCGGCTGCTCGATCCCCTTCCCGCAGAGAGACGTCCACCTGCACCAGGTCGCCTAG
- a CDS encoding sodium:solute symporter, with the protein MHPVNWLIVIGYVGYVMWDGIRRAKGTREIEGYFLANRSLPWWAVGLSVMATQLSAVTMIGTTGQGATDGLRFVQFYFGLPIAMVILGVTLVPFLHGARVYTAYEYLERRFDAKTRSLTSFLFLISRGLSCGTIIAAPAVVFSAVFGWSLGASVILIGVPTVVYTVLGGVQAVTWADVKQMVLIVVALLSIIVVLLLNLPVTPDDALRIAGSTGRLQTFDFSFNLNETYTFWSGVLGGTFLMLSYFGTDQSQVQRYLTARSVDEARSSLLISAYWKIPLQALVLLVGVGVFVFYLFKAPPLLFNPDHEARVRAEAGVEYAALEARFQSAFEARETAARGVADARQAEDEPRASAAMVEFQAHEAEVGAIRVEALALAEEVTGESARDVNYIIPAFVLHELPIGLTGLFIAGVMAAAMSSVAAELNSLSTATVIDFYRRWIKPTGSDAHFLNVSKIVTAIWGAFACVVATYAATLGSLIEVVNRFGSFFYGSILGVFLLAMLPRARALGAFVGLLAGMSAVAAVSFLAPSVSFLWHNVVGALTVMAVGWVISLAAPGSPRPA; encoded by the coding sequence GTGCATCCGGTCAATTGGCTCATCGTGATCGGGTACGTCGGCTACGTCATGTGGGACGGGATCCGGCGTGCCAAGGGGACGCGGGAGATCGAAGGCTACTTCCTGGCCAATCGCAGCCTGCCCTGGTGGGCGGTGGGCCTATCGGTGATGGCCACCCAGCTCTCCGCGGTCACCATGATCGGGACGACCGGGCAGGGGGCTACCGACGGGCTGCGCTTCGTTCAGTTCTATTTCGGACTACCCATCGCCATGGTCATCCTGGGTGTCACGTTGGTGCCCTTCCTCCATGGTGCTCGGGTGTACACCGCCTACGAGTACCTGGAGCGCCGCTTCGACGCGAAGACGCGCTCCCTGACGAGCTTCCTGTTCCTGATCTCGCGGGGCCTCTCGTGCGGGACGATCATCGCGGCACCTGCGGTGGTGTTCTCAGCGGTCTTCGGCTGGAGCCTCGGGGCCTCGGTCATCCTGATTGGTGTCCCCACAGTGGTCTACACCGTTCTGGGGGGCGTGCAGGCAGTCACCTGGGCAGACGTGAAGCAGATGGTCCTGATCGTCGTAGCGCTGCTCTCGATCATCGTGGTCCTGCTGCTGAACCTACCGGTCACGCCTGACGATGCCTTGCGCATCGCGGGCTCCACAGGTCGCCTCCAGACCTTCGACTTCTCCTTCAACCTCAACGAGACCTACACGTTCTGGTCGGGGGTTCTGGGCGGGACCTTTCTGATGTTGTCGTACTTCGGAACCGATCAAAGCCAGGTGCAGCGATATCTGACCGCGCGATCCGTGGATGAGGCGCGCTCGTCCCTCCTGATCAGCGCCTATTGGAAGATCCCGCTGCAAGCGTTGGTTCTGTTGGTCGGGGTGGGCGTCTTCGTGTTCTATCTCTTCAAGGCGCCGCCCCTGCTGTTCAATCCGGATCACGAAGCTCGCGTGCGTGCGGAAGCCGGCGTGGAGTACGCAGCCTTGGAGGCCCGCTTCCAGTCGGCGTTCGAGGCCCGGGAGACGGCGGCGCGTGGGGTGGCCGATGCGCGGCAGGCGGAGGACGAGCCGCGGGCGTCCGCGGCCATGGTCGAGTTCCAGGCACACGAAGCGGAGGTCGGAGCGATCCGCGTGGAGGCGCTGGCGCTGGCTGAAGAGGTCACAGGTGAATCGGCGCGGGACGTCAACTACATCATCCCGGCGTTCGTGCTGCACGAACTGCCGATCGGCCTGACCGGCCTGTTCATCGCGGGAGTCATGGCGGCAGCGATGTCCAGTGTCGCCGCGGAGCTCAATTCGCTCTCCACAGCGACAGTGATCGACTTCTACCGAAGGTGGATCAAACCCACCGGCAGCGATGCCCACTTCCTGAACGTCTCCAAGATCGTGACCGCGATCTGGGGAGCGTTCGCCTGCGTGGTCGCGACGTATGCAGCGACCCTGGGCTCGTTGATCGAAGTGGTCAATCGCTTCGGGTCGTTCTTCTACGGGTCGATCCTGGGGGTTTTTCTGCTGGCCATGCTCCCGCGCGCACGGGCCCTGGGGGCCTTCGTCGGACTGTTGGCAGGGATGTCGGCCGTGGCGGCGGTCAGCTTCCTCGCTCCCTCTGTGTCGTTCCTGTGGCACAACGTGGTGGGGGCGCTGACCGTGATGGCCGTGGGTTGGGTGATCAGCCTGGCGGCGCCCGGGTCACCTCGGCCTGCCTGA
- a CDS encoding cobalamin-dependent protein (Presence of a B(12) (cobalamin)-binding domain implies dependence on cobalamin itself, in one of its several forms, or in some unusual lineages, dependence on a cobalamin-like analog.) — translation MMSRHPIRVAARRAGLTPATLRAWERRYAAVLPERTQGGQRLYSDAQVDRLTLLRRATEGGRSIQQLAGLSDEDLQALVAEDLGVGWTSTGGPPPSGAAAAAETIERAWVAITRLDADTLEALLRGAAVARGLQGLAEEIVRPLLVRVGEAWTLGQISPAHEHIASATLRRILSWMTDATSRGGGAGPRLVLATPSGERHELGAMMAAVAAATAGWQVTYLGPDLPADALAQAARSVGARAVGLSIVRTDAAHREYLLELRRQLDSGVQIIVGGPAAEGLAGMEDLAGIARASGLDDFRALPAGQ, via the coding sequence ATGATGAGTCGACATCCAATCCGTGTGGCCGCGCGACGGGCCGGCTTGACCCCGGCCACCCTGCGGGCCTGGGAGCGTCGCTACGCCGCCGTGCTGCCCGAGCGCACCCAGGGTGGACAGAGGCTGTACTCGGACGCCCAGGTGGACCGACTGACCCTCCTTCGCCGCGCGACTGAAGGGGGCCGTTCCATCCAACAGCTGGCGGGGCTCTCGGACGAGGACCTTCAAGCGCTGGTGGCTGAGGACCTGGGTGTGGGATGGACCTCGACCGGGGGCCCGCCGCCGAGCGGAGCCGCTGCGGCCGCGGAGACCATCGAACGAGCCTGGGTGGCCATCACCCGGCTGGACGCCGACACGCTGGAGGCGCTGCTCCGGGGAGCGGCCGTGGCGCGCGGCCTCCAGGGCCTCGCCGAGGAAATCGTGCGTCCGCTCCTGGTCCGGGTGGGCGAGGCCTGGACCCTCGGTCAGATCAGCCCGGCTCACGAACATATTGCCTCGGCGACCTTGCGCAGGATCCTCTCGTGGATGACCGACGCGACATCGCGGGGCGGAGGCGCGGGCCCTCGCTTGGTGCTGGCCACGCCCAGCGGCGAGCGCCACGAGCTGGGGGCCATGATGGCCGCCGTGGCGGCGGCCACTGCGGGGTGGCAGGTCACCTACCTGGGCCCGGATCTCCCGGCCGACGCCCTCGCCCAGGCCGCCCGTAGCGTCGGTGCTCGCGCCGTAGGGTTGAGCATCGTCCGCACCGACGCGGCACACCGCGAGTATCTCCTGGAGCTACGCAGGCAGCTCGATTCCGGAGTTCAGATCATCGTCGGAGGGCCGGCGGCAGAGGGACTGGCTGGCATGGAGGACCTCGCGGGGATCGCGCGGGCGAGCGGGCTGGACGATTTCCGCGCGCTGCCCGCCGGACAGTGA
- a CDS encoding fasciclin domain-containing protein translates to MLALVFGGANAVQAQHMDHEKDIVDTAVAAGSFSTLAAALEAAGLVETLKGAGPFTVFAPTDEAFSKLPAGTLEALLADKEKLTAILTYHVVPGRVTSSDVVKLDSAKTVNGQSAAISVEGGTVMIDGARVVTTDIHASNGVIHVIDAVILPQP, encoded by the coding sequence ATGCTGGCCCTGGTGTTCGGGGGAGCGAACGCAGTGCAGGCGCAGCACATGGATCATGAGAAGGACATCGTGGATACGGCGGTGGCGGCCGGCTCCTTCTCGACGCTGGCTGCGGCCCTCGAGGCTGCGGGCCTGGTAGAGACGCTGAAGGGGGCGGGCCCCTTCACCGTGTTCGCCCCCACGGACGAGGCCTTCTCCAAGCTCCCGGCCGGGACGCTGGAAGCCCTGCTCGCGGACAAGGAAAAGCTCACGGCCATTCTGACCTACCATGTGGTTCCGGGCCGGGTCACCTCCTCCGACGTGGTCAAGCTCGACTCGGCCAAGACCGTGAACGGTCAGTCGGCGGCCATCTCGGTGGAGGGTGGTACGGTCATGATCGACGGAGCGCGCGTCGTCACCACGGACATCCATGCGTCCAACGGAGTGATCCACGTCATCGACGCGGTGATCCTGCCGCAACCGTAG